The Nitrospira sp. sequence GGCTGCGGATGGAAGAACCCCTGGCCGACATCCTCCGCAAGTGGACGTTCGCCATACTGTTCACCGTGGTGCTGATCGTCAGCTTGGTCTGGGTTAAGATTCCGCTGACCGTGTTCGCCTTCCTGGGCGGAGCGCTCGCCATCGGCATCGGCTTCGGCACGCAGAATCTGCTCAAGAACTTTATCAGCGGCCTCATGGTCCTCATTGAGCGGCCGCTGCGCGTGGGCGACCTAATCGAGATCGACGGGGTCGTGGGGGAGGTCCGGAGCATCGGGTTCCGCTCATCGACGATCCGTGACGGCAACGGCATGGAGATGCACATACCCAACAGCAACCTCTTGGAGCGGAATCTCAGCAACTGGACCTACTCCAATCGAACAAGGCGGTTCTCCCTGAAGGTCGGGGTCGCCTATGGATCGCCGGTCAAGCGGGTCCGCGACCTGTTGAGCGAGGCGGCCGCCCAGCACGGACTGGTGTTGAAGGATCCGGAACCGCTGGTCCTATTTGAAGACTTCGGAGACAACGCGCTCATGTTCACGTTGTACTACTGGGTGGCATTCGCCCCCGGGGTCAACCCGGCGCTGGTCGGCAGCGACCTGCGGTTCATGATCGAGAAGAGCCTGGGCGACGAACGCATCTCCGTTTCGTATCCCCAGCGAGATGTCCATCTGAATACCACCAGGCCGATTGAAATTCACGTCACGAATCAACCGAACCAGCCGATCCATCCAGCAGAAGGACGGGAACAGGGCGGGATTCACAGTCATCCGACCGCCTGATGCCATGCAGTCACATGAGGACATCAGGGCCGAAGCGCCTGTCGTTTCGCACTGATCGTCGAATGCCCGGAGGTCGCCCATCTTATGGACCGCGGGTTCACATCGCCGAAGTCCCACTCCTCATAGGCCGGGATCCACGACCGAAATCTAGGCTCGGCTATTCTACGTACTTGACGGGGATCCATTTTACTGTAACCATTGGTTACGAATTTGACTTGCCATGGATCGCCATATTGCCTGTCTACAGATTCCTGCCTTTAGAATCGTGCTGGCCCGTGCCGCTGACAGCGCGTTGCGGAACAGGCCGGTGGCCGTAGCACCGACTCATACGCCGCGCGCGTTGATCCGAGAAGTTTCCGCTGAAGCGCTTCGCGAAGGCCTTCAGCCGGGCATGTCTGTAGGCCTAGGACGGCTGATCTGTCCTGGTCTGCGGATGATCCCTCCGGACCCATCACTGACTCAAGCCGCCCATCGCGAGCTACAACACCGTATCTCATCTTTTGCGCCGGCTTGGGAATCGATCAGGCCCGGTTCGCTCTTCCTGGACCTCACCGGCACAACCAGACTCTTCGGCCCTCCCATCGATACAGCGACCCGCATCAGTCGAGAGTTGACCCATCAGCAGGGATGGCCGAGTACGATCGGATTGGCGGGAAACAAGCTGGTCTCGCAACTGGCCGCAACCACACTCACGAAACCACCCAGAGTGTTGTCGATCCACTCCGGGTGTGAGCAACCGTTCCTCGCTCCGTTGTCGACCATGTTGCTCCCCGGCCTTCACCGTATCCAAACCTCACGGGTCCTACAACGATTAAAAGATTTAAACCTCCTTACACTCGGCGCGATCGCCTCCGTTTCATTGGCGCATCTGCAAGCCGCCATCGGCCCTCCGGCCAGTTTGCTGCACGACTGGGCCTTGGGGGTCGATCCTTCCCCGGTACGCCCACCAATCGCTCAGCCGATGATCGAACGGTCCGTTCTCCTCGATCCGGATGAAATGGATGATCGACTCTTGCAGAGCCAGCTGTACCGATTATTGGAGCAGCTTTGCGCCACGCTGCGGCAACAGCAACGGATGTGCCGGCACATCTCGCTGACAGTTCGTCATAGCGACCATATCGAGCAGACCGCTCATAAGACGCTGCCCCACCACACCTACTGGGAAAGCGATCTCCAGCCAGTGCTGACAGGCTTGTTCTATCGATGTTTCCGTCGACGGGTACGTCTCACACGGCTGATGCTTCAGGTCAGTCGGTTGGAACCACCGGCCCAGCAACTTTTGCTCTTCGACGAGTCGAAATCCGTCGTGCTTCCCCGCTCTCACCGCCTCTCGTTGGCGATGGATCAAATTCGCGCAAAATTCGGCGAACAGGTCCTGTCCTGGGGAAGAACGTTACGATGACGGCGCCTCCGTTCGTGCATCTGCATGTCCATTCCGATTACTCGCCAATGCGCGGTGTGTCGCCGCTGGAAGAACTCTGCCTCTCGGCACAGCGGCAAGGATTGCCCACCATGGCCTTGACTGATACGAACGGATTGTACGGAGCGATCCGTTTTGTCGAGCAAGCGAAGCAACTGGGGTTCCGACCGGTTCTCGGCACTGAACTGACCACCGATGACCATCGGGCGATTTTGCTGGCCAAAACACCGGGCGGCTATGCCAACCTCTGTCGGGTGCTGTCGGAGAGACATTGCAATCCCTCGTTCGACGTTCTTTCATCAGTCTCACGCTATCGTGATGGTCTCATCATCTTCACGGACGACGAAGCGGCGCTCATGGCTTGGGCCAAAGACTCGCGGCAAGACCTCTATGTCGAATTGACGCCGGGACCTGCTATGCATGATACCCTCCTCTTCAGCCGTCATATCGATCTTCCGCCCGTCGCTACCAATCGCGTGTACTTCTCTCATGCAGATGACTTTGTTACGCATCGCCTGTTGCGCGCCATTGCCCTCAACACGACTCTGTCACGACTACTCGAAAGAGCCTGTTGCGCACCGAGGCAATGGCTGATGCCTTCCGCGCTCATGGCATCCCAGTTTCCTCACGTTCCGGATGCGTTGGAGAACAGTGTCCGCATCGCAGAGACCTGCTACAGCGACTGGCGTTTTGGCGAGGCGATCTTTCCTGCCTTTCGCCGGCTGACCGATGAAGAAGCGTTTTTGACACTCAAAGCCAAAACCTATGCCGGTGCACAGGATCGATATGGTGTCATCACACAAGAGGTTCGTGACCGGATTGAAAAAGAGTTGACGATCATTCGAGGGAAACGCTTCGCTCACTATTTTCTTGTCGTGGAGGAAATTGTGACGGCGTCAAAACGGACCACCTGTGGCCGCGGTTCAGTCGCAGCATCAATCGTTTCGTACTGTCTTCACATCACCCACGTTGACCCGATCAAACATCATCTCTTCTTCGAACGGTTTCTCAATCCAGGCCGGAAAGATCCACCGGACATCGATATCGATTTTGCATGGGACGAGCGCGACAACGTTTTGAAATGGGTGTTCGAACAGTACGGCGATCGCCAGGCCGCCATGGTGGCAAACCAAAACGGTCTTGGGTTCCGGGCAGCCATCCGCGAGGTCGCCAAGGTGTACGGCATGCCGGGCGAAGAAATCGGCAGGATGTCTTCACATGTTGTCCGTCAAAAAGATCTCCTCGGTTTTTCCACTCCGCCAACCAACGAGCAATGGCTTCATCGGCTGTCACAAATCCTACGGTTGAAAGCCCCGTGGCCTGAGATTCTGGCTCTGGCACTGAAGGCACAGAACCACTTTCGTCATCTTTCCATGCATTGTGGTGGAATCGTCATCGTACCGGATGAAATCCGACGCTACGTGCCGGTGGAATACACGGCCAAGCGCTTGCCGGTCATCCAGTGGGAAAAGGACCAGACGGAGGACGCGGGACTCGTGAAGATCGATATCCTAGGCAACCGGTCGCTCGCTGTGATTCGAGATGCCCTCGCGGCCATCGCCACGCATACGGGCCGAACGATCGACTACGAAACCTGGGACCCGCTGAACGATGCCGCCACGCAGGAGGCGATCCGACGCGGCAACACGATCGGCTGCTTCTACATCGAATCGCCCGCCACGCGCCTCTTATTGAGAAAACTATGGACCGGCATGCCGCCGCACCGCCGCGCAGTGGCCAATGTCTTCGAGTATCTCGTCATGGTCTCGTCTCTGGTCAGACCTGCGACCAATCCTTTCGTCGAAGAGTTTATCCGCAGAGCGCAAGCAGGGTCATGCGCCTTCTGGCATCCCAAACTGAAGGGAGTTCTGAACGAAACACATTGTATCATGACGTATCAGGAAGACGTCTCGAAAGTGGCGATGGCACTGGCAGATTTCTCAATCGACGATGCCGACCAGCTCCGAAAAGTATTGAGCAAGAAACACAAGGCCAAGCAGCTACAGGATTACCGCGCCCAATTCTTTCGCGGTGCAGAGGAAAACAAAGTACCGCTCGGAACAATCAAGCAGATCTGGGCGATGATTATGAGTTTCGCAGGCTATAGTTTTTGCAAACCTCACTCGGCCAGCTATGCGCAGGTGTCGTTCAAATCCGCCTATCTCCGCACTCACTATCCGGCAGAATTCATCGCCGCCGTCATCAGTAACCAAGGTGGCTTTTACTCAACCTTCGCGTACATCTCGGAAGCTCGCCGCATGGGACTGGCGATCCTCCTGCCGGACATCAACGAGAGCGACTGGGCCTACCACGGCGAAGGCGAGCGGCTGCGGATGGGCTTGATGCAGGTGAAGACGATTCCGAAAGAACTCGGCGAAAGGATTATCGAAGAACGCACAGGGAATGGCTCCTATCGGTCGCTTCATGATTTTCTGAGACGTGTGAAGCCGGAACCGACCCATGCCAGAGCATTGGTCCGCGCCGGCTGCTGTGACTCCATCGCCGGCGAGCTGACAAGGCCGGCCTTGATGTGGCGACTGTACGCGGGAAGCGATTTCACCTCAAGTCCCTTACCGATTCCGGATGACTATTCAGCCGCTCGGAAACGAGCCCAGGAGATCGAGTCGTTCGGCTTTCTGGCCAGCCGCCATCCCCTGACCCTTTACCGCAAGCAGATTGAACGGCTGCGGCCGGTGCCCGCCTCCCAAATGCATCGCTACGTCGGTCGGTGCATCACCATGGTCGGCTTGCTGATAACGGAGAAGGCGGCTGAGACCAAGCACGGCCATGCCATGGAATTCATCACCCTCGAAGACAGCACCGCCCTTTACGATGCCACGCTGTTTCCCGAGGTCTATCGCCGCTGCTGTCATCTGCTTTCGCCAAACCAGCCGTACGTGGTTCGAGGACTCGTGGAAGAAGCATTCGGCGTCGTGACACTGACCGTGCTGGATCTCCAATCGTTGGAACCAATATGGGGCGAGAACCGAGGCCAACCGGCCCGACATGAGCACGCCAGCGACCGATTATGCCCATGAGTTATAGGAATCCCTTCTATAACTCATAAAAGTGATCTATCATGAGCCATACGAGAGTGGTCTATCGCCCATGACATGGAATTGGCAGCAAGACGACTGGCCGAACTTCACCTATGACAGCGAAGCTCTTGCTCAAAGCGAAACCCAATTTATCCACGAAGCGGGTGTGGTTCATGGTGCCATCAAACACCTCACAGCGGGCGATAAGTCGCAGCTCGCCATCGAGCTGATCAGTGGCGAAGCCGTCACCACTTCGGAGATCGAGGGGGAGATACTCAACCGTGACTCCGTGCAATCCTCCATTCGCCGGAACTTCGGGCTGGATACGGACAACAGGAAAATCCCTCTTGCTGAACAGGGCATTGCCGCCCTGATGTCCGATCTCTATCAGCACGTCGGT is a genomic window containing:
- a CDS encoding DNA polymerase III subunit alpha, with protein sequence MTAPPFVHLHVHSDYSPMRGVSPLEELCLSAQRQGLPTMALTDTNGLYGAIRFVEQAKQLGFRPVLGTELTTDDHRAILLAKTPGGYANLCRVLSERHCNPSFDVLSSVSRYRDGLIIFTDDEAALMAWAKDSRQDLYVELTPGPAMHDTLLFSRHIDLPPVATNRVYFSHADDFVTHRLLRAIALNTTLSRLLERACCAPRQWLMPSALMASQFPHVPDALENSVRIAETCYSDWRFGEAIFPAFRRLTDEEAFLTLKAKTYAGAQDRYGVITQEVRDRIEKELTIIRGKRFAHYFLVVEEIVTASKRTTCGRGSVAASIVSYCLHITHVDPIKHHLFFERFLNPGRKDPPDIDIDFAWDERDNVLKWVFEQYGDRQAAMVANQNGLGFRAAIREVAKVYGMPGEEIGRMSSHVVRQKDLLGFSTPPTNEQWLHRLSQILRLKAPWPEILALALKAQNHFRHLSMHCGGIVIVPDEIRRYVPVEYTAKRLPVIQWEKDQTEDAGLVKIDILGNRSLAVIRDALAAIATHTGRTIDYETWDPLNDAATQEAIRRGNTIGCFYIESPATRLLLRKLWTGMPPHRRAVANVFEYLVMVSSLVRPATNPFVEEFIRRAQAGSCAFWHPKLKGVLNETHCIMTYQEDVSKVAMALADFSIDDADQLRKVLSKKHKAKQLQDYRAQFFRGAEENKVPLGTIKQIWAMIMSFAGYSFCKPHSASYAQVSFKSAYLRTHYPAEFIAAVISNQGGFYSTFAYISEARRMGLAILLPDINESDWAYHGEGERLRMGLMQVKTIPKELGERIIEERTGNGSYRSLHDFLRRVKPEPTHARALVRAGCCDSIAGELTRPALMWRLYAGSDFTSSPLPIPDDYSAARKRAQEIESFGFLASRHPLTLYRKQIERLRPVPASQMHRYVGRCITMVGLLITEKAAETKHGHAMEFITLEDSTALYDATLFPEVYRRCCHLLSPNQPYVVRGLVEEAFGVVTLTVLDLQSLEPIWGENRGQPARHEHASDRLCP